One genomic segment of bacterium includes these proteins:
- a CDS encoding CopD family protein — protein sequence MANGVINFFHLLATSIWIGGMVYIHFVLLPAVSKIDQGEGGKLQGIIAKRFSIIAWSALLILLITGYLKTPSEMLFNTTTHFGIILTIKHILILCVIAVGIMIGAVVVPGLRKHMPKPGEKPLPEFFSFKKKLEILATTNLTLGILILICASMLW from the coding sequence ATGGCAAACGGAGTAATTAATTTTTTTCATCTGCTGGCGACATCAATATGGATAGGAGGAATGGTATATATTCATTTTGTATTGCTGCCGGCCGTTTCAAAGATTGATCAGGGCGAAGGAGGAAAGCTTCAGGGAATTATAGCGAAAAGATTTTCGATTATTGCCTGGAGTGCGTTACTGATTCTTCTTATCACCGGCTATCTGAAAACGCCCTCAGAAATGTTATTTAACACAACAACTCATTTCGGGATAATTCTAACGATAAAGCATATTTTGATTCTCTGTGTAATTGCTGTGGGCATTATGATTGGGGCGGTTGTTGTTCCGGGTTTAAGAAAGCATATGCCGAAACCCGGCGAAAAACCATTGCCAGAATTTTTCTCTTTTAAAAAGAAGCTTGAAATTCTCGCAACGACCAATCTGACGCTCGGGATATTAATATTAATCTGTGCTTCAATGTTGTGGTAA
- a CDS encoding tetratricopeptide repeat protein, producing the protein MSLLKKIVLFFFLSTACFTFAGEHQVDSLKNVLSTSEGYERVNILIDLMEEVQRSASDEALNYGDEALDILKESPDIMLETEVLYNKGWAFIYLNELDSAKTYSTLVENKSKSTGFRNGLIWSAFLSARILRTEGQYEDAIIILQKAIQENESDRDVVLKAKLLNELGSVNRRLSKNEEALANHIEALGLLEGLGDIDELTQTYTYLGITNDVLGKYDEALKYHQMALQINKKNSNKRGLAASTHNIGILYQKLGEYDRSLEYYNQALHYWKEIDEINNLASTLNSIGAINELKGNPNEALIYYKQALAIWEKSGSKYSIAIALNNIGSIYLSLNNYSESLKHLTKSIDIRRSLGDKGGLASSLLVLADLYNQMGNFEKAVSTGREGLKLAEEAGSWSTIREARNVLAYIYEHNGFYKEALAQYKEYKAVHDSIFNSQKQETIAELEAKYKTEEQKQQIELLERKSEIQNLYRTTLIAGLVIAIIIMILLYNRYRFKKQAHETLEKFHKSEMDAAEAKAAILQMEFDQKKKELEAARDLQLSMLPAKIPDHPKIEIAALMQTATEVGGDYYDFQQHPDGTLTIVIGDATGHGAQAGTIVTATKSLFNLLSQNENLDEILNHINYSIRKMHLPNLFMAMGLIRIKDDLLELAGAGMPTALIYRASTGQVESASLKGLPLGSFADFSYTKINVKLNKGDVVALMSDGLPELFNEKLEMFGYDNVIRKFEEVVKESPEKIIEHFTNSAKRWLNGNKQQDDMTFVVFKVK; encoded by the coding sequence ATGAGCTTATTAAAAAAAATTGTACTGTTTTTCTTCCTATCTACGGCTTGTTTTACCTTTGCTGGTGAACATCAGGTCGATAGTCTTAAAAATGTACTTAGTACATCGGAAGGATATGAGCGGGTAAATATTCTTATTGACCTTATGGAGGAAGTTCAACGTTCGGCATCCGATGAAGCATTAAATTATGGTGATGAGGCTTTGGATATTCTTAAGGAATCGCCTGACATCATGCTCGAGACCGAAGTGCTTTACAATAAGGGCTGGGCGTTTATATATCTGAATGAACTTGATTCAGCGAAAACATACTCAACCCTTGTTGAAAATAAATCAAAAAGTACGGGCTTCCGCAACGGATTAATTTGGTCTGCATTTTTAAGCGCGAGGATATTGAGAACAGAGGGTCAGTATGAAGATGCAATAATTATTTTACAAAAAGCAATTCAGGAAAACGAATCGGATCGTGATGTCGTACTGAAAGCAAAGCTTCTGAATGAACTTGGTTCGGTCAATCGAAGATTAAGTAAAAATGAAGAAGCGCTTGCAAATCATATCGAAGCACTTGGACTACTTGAAGGATTGGGGGACATTGATGAACTTACACAAACCTATACTTATCTTGGAATTACCAATGATGTTCTGGGCAAGTATGATGAAGCATTAAAATATCATCAGATGGCGCTTCAGATCAATAAGAAAAATTCAAACAAGCGGGGGCTCGCAGCATCTACTCATAACATCGGTATTCTTTATCAAAAACTTGGAGAATACGACAGGTCTCTTGAATATTATAACCAGGCTTTGCATTACTGGAAAGAGATTGATGAGATAAACAATCTGGCTTCGACACTTAACAGTATCGGAGCAATTAATGAGTTAAAAGGTAATCCCAATGAAGCATTGATTTACTATAAGCAGGCACTTGCAATCTGGGAAAAATCCGGCAGTAAGTATTCGATTGCAATTGCTTTGAACAACATTGGTTCAATTTATCTTTCTTTAAATAACTATTCTGAATCATTAAAGCATCTCACAAAGTCAATTGACATAAGAAGATCGCTCGGCGATAAAGGAGGACTGGCTTCCTCCTTACTGGTACTGGCTGATTTGTATAATCAAATGGGAAATTTCGAAAAAGCTGTTTCAACAGGCAGAGAAGGATTAAAGCTTGCAGAAGAAGCAGGAAGCTGGTCCACAATTCGTGAAGCTCGAAATGTTCTTGCTTATATTTATGAACACAATGGTTTCTATAAAGAAGCATTGGCACAATACAAAGAATACAAAGCTGTGCACGATTCAATTTTTAATTCGCAGAAACAGGAAACCATTGCAGAGCTGGAAGCAAAATACAAAACAGAAGAACAGAAGCAGCAAATTGAATTGCTCGAACGCAAAAGTGAAATTCAAAATCTGTACAGAACCACACTTATTGCCGGACTTGTAATAGCAATAATTATTATGATCCTGCTTTACAACCGATACCGTTTCAAAAAGCAGGCACATGAAACACTGGAGAAATTTCATAAAAGTGAGATGGATGCGGCCGAAGCAAAAGCAGCCATCCTTCAGATGGAATTTGATCAAAAGAAAAAAGAACTTGAAGCTGCACGAGATCTTCAGTTATCAATGCTTCCTGCAAAGATACCCGATCATCCCAAAATCGAAATTGCAGCATTAATGCAAACCGCCACTGAGGTAGGTGGAGACTATTATGATTTTCAACAGCATCCGGATGGAACCTTAACTATTGTAATCGGTGATGCAACAGGTCACGGTGCACAGGCAGGTACGATAGTAACTGCAACAAAAAGTTTGTTCAATCTTTTATCACAAAATGAAAATCTTGATGAAATACTTAATCATATTAATTATTCCATCCGCAAGATGCATCTCCCGAATTTATTTATGGCAATGGGGCTGATCAGAATAAAAGATGATTTGCTCGAGCTCGCCGGAGCGGGAATGCCCACGGCTTTGATTTACCGTGCATCGACCGGACAGGTTGAATCTGCATCTTTAAAAGGATTGCCTCTTGGCAGTTTTGCTGATTTCAGTTACACCAAGATTAATGTAAAGCTCAATAAGGGTGATGTTGTTGCATTGATGAGTGACGGTTTGCCAGAACTGTTCAACGAAAAATTAGAAATGTTCGGCTATGATAATGTAATCCGGAAATTTGAAGAAGTTGTTAAAGAATCTCCGGAAAAAATAATCGAGCACTTTACAAACTCTGCGAAGCGATGGCTGAACGGCAACAAGCAGCAGGATGACATGACGTTCGTTGTTTTCAAAGTAAAATAA
- a CDS encoding T9SS type A sorting domain-containing protein has product MNKRKILLLIFLLSAGFIFSQTTHDVTVQNFSFSPGELTITVGDAVKWTNVLGTHNVKADDNSFTSGPAAPAPWEFTHTFTTVGLHPYYCEPHGAPGGSGMAGVVIVQNPVGVEDENLVADKFELLQNFPNPFNPTTKIEYRISDRSFVSLKVYNILGDEVTTLVNEEKPAGVYNINFDGTGLSSGMYLYKIQAGNFVETRKMILMK; this is encoded by the coding sequence ATGAACAAAAGAAAAATCCTTTTACTGATTTTCCTGCTGTCGGCAGGTTTTATTTTTTCACAAACAACGCATGATGTAACGGTCCAGAACTTTTCATTTTCTCCCGGCGAGCTAACAATTACTGTCGGCGACGCTGTAAAGTGGACTAATGTTCTTGGAACCCACAATGTTAAAGCAGATGATAATAGTTTTACAAGTGGGCCCGCAGCACCCGCACCCTGGGAGTTCACACATACTTTTACAACTGTTGGACTCCATCCATACTATTGTGAACCACACGGTGCACCAGGTGGTTCAGGAATGGCCGGAGTAGTTATTGTTCAAAATCCAGTTGGTGTAGAAGATGAAAATTTAGTTGCAGATAAGTTTGAGCTGCTTCAGAACTTTCCAAATCCTTTTAACCCAACGACAAAAATTGAATATCGGATTTCAGATCGAAGCTTTGTTTCACTGAAAGTTTACAATATTCTTGGTGACGAAGTTACGACTTTAGTGAATGAAGAAAAGCCAGCCGGTGTTTATAATATAAATTTTGACGGAACAGGTTTATCAAGTGGTATGTATTTATACAAAATTCAGGCGGGAAATTTTGTTGAAACAAGAAAAATGATTTTGATGAAGTAA
- a CDS encoding AMP-binding protein translates to MDAAINNTNSIEKIIVYKRSKNQESKSLPEKELFWQNELDKISDNCEAVPLSSQQPLFSLFTNGPRGDLVNILHSTGGYMVQSYLTAKWIFDLKGNDIIWTVSDISKISAHTYSIYGPLLNGVTTFLYEGVPIYPEPDKYWQLISKYRINIFYVNPTTIRALLKLGDDWVFRQDISSLRLLGIKGETIKRDTWLWLYNNIGKQKCPIVDTWLQTETGSIIISPLPGASELLPGYTGFPFPGIEIDIVDLNGKSVAEGEAGYLIIKDSWPSMFTTDKADKDESNMNCWKQFKGNYFTGDAAIKEENNFIKILGRVDDVIKAAGNRVGGSEIEKVLLTHPSVSEAAVVKRSDEIIENAIVVFVTLNNTEGTPLLKEELRNYISEKIGTLAKPDELIFLKEFPKLENGKIDRGLLRENAREGLKELSGKESEHQKILEKLREDYQKIYFE, encoded by the coding sequence GTGGATGCAGCAATTAATAACACGAACTCGATTGAAAAAATAATTGTTTATAAAAGATCAAAAAATCAGGAAAGCAAATCACTGCCCGAAAAAGAATTGTTCTGGCAGAATGAACTTGATAAAATCTCGGATAATTGCGAAGCTGTTCCTCTTTCATCACAGCAACCATTATTCAGTTTATTTACCAACGGACCGAGAGGAGATCTTGTAAACATCCTTCATTCAACCGGCGGATATATGGTTCAAAGCTATCTTACGGCAAAATGGATTTTTGATCTTAAGGGAAATGATATTATCTGGACGGTATCTGATATTAGTAAAATATCCGCACATACTTACAGTATTTATGGACCGCTATTGAATGGAGTGACAACTTTTCTGTATGAAGGAGTTCCCATTTACCCGGAACCTGATAAATACTGGCAGTTAATATCAAAGTACCGGATTAATATTTTTTATGTGAATCCAACAACCATTCGTGCGCTTTTGAAACTCGGCGACGACTGGGTTTTCAGGCAGGACATTTCAAGTCTGAGATTGCTCGGTATAAAAGGAGAAACGATTAAAAGAGATACCTGGCTTTGGCTGTATAACAATATTGGAAAACAAAAGTGTCCGATCGTTGATACATGGCTTCAGACAGAAACAGGATCGATAATAATTTCTCCCCTGCCCGGCGCTTCCGAGCTGCTTCCCGGCTACACCGGATTTCCTTTCCCTGGAATTGAAATAGATATTGTTGACTTAAATGGAAAATCTGTTGCAGAAGGGGAAGCCGGTTATCTTATTATTAAAGACAGCTGGCCATCGATGTTCACAACTGATAAAGCAGACAAAGATGAATCCAATATGAACTGCTGGAAACAATTTAAAGGAAATTATTTTACCGGTGATGCTGCAATAAAGGAAGAAAATAATTTTATTAAAATACTTGGAAGAGTTGATGATGTTATAAAAGCTGCCGGTAACAGAGTCGGAGGATCTGAAATTGAAAAAGTGCTGCTGACACATCCATCAGTTTCTGAAGCAGCAGTCGTGAAAAGATCGGATGAAATTATTGAGAATGCAATAGTTGTCTTTGTTACTCTAAACAATACTGAAGGCACACCACTCCTGAAAGAAGAACTGCGGAATTATATTTCAGAAAAAATCGGAACGCTTGCTAAACCGGATGAGTTAATTTTTTTGAAAGAATTTCCGAAGCTTGAAAACGGAAAGATTGACCGCGGGTTGTTAAGAGAAAATGCCAGGGAAGGACTGAAAGAGTTGTCCGGGAAGGAAAGCGAACACCAGAAAATTCTTGAAAAACTGAGGGAGGATTACCAGAAGATTTACTTTGAATAA
- a CDS encoding AMP-binding protein codes for MSVHTEINKGEIPQNNQSEREYFKASDEFKDDAHFSSLNQYKNVYEFSIADKERFWGGEARELHWFNQWSDVKLGKAFNSKWFLNGKTNLSYNCLDKHLPTEKRNKAAIIWESESGESRILTYQLLHTKVCKFANVLKKHGVQKGDYIIIYMGVIPEAVIAMLACSRIGAIHSTVNCELSSSALAERINHLSCRFVITQDYVLKRKSA; via the coding sequence ATAAATAAAGGGGAAATTCCTCAGAATAATCAATCCGAAAGAGAATACTTCAAAGCATCGGATGAGTTTAAAGATGATGCTCACTTTTCATCTTTAAATCAATATAAAAATGTCTACGAGTTTTCCATTGCAGATAAAGAAAGATTTTGGGGCGGCGAAGCGAGAGAGCTGCATTGGTTTAATCAGTGGAGTGATGTTAAACTTGGAAAGGCATTCAACTCTAAATGGTTTTTAAATGGAAAAACAAATCTGAGTTATAACTGCCTTGACAAACACCTGCCAACAGAAAAAAGAAATAAAGCTGCGATTATCTGGGAAAGTGAATCCGGCGAAAGCAGAATATTAACTTATCAGCTTCTCCACACAAAAGTCTGCAAGTTTGCAAATGTTTTGAAGAAACACGGCGTTCAAAAAGGCGACTATATAATAATATATATGGGAGTAATTCCGGAAGCTGTAATTGCAATGCTTGCCTGCAGCAGAATTGGAGCAATCCATTCAACTGTCAATTGCGAACTTAGCAGCAGCGCACTCGCAGAAAGAATAAATCATCTTTCCTGCAGATTTGTGATTACGCAAGATTATGTTTTAAAAAGGAAATCAGCTTGA